In Bacteroides acidifaciens, the following proteins share a genomic window:
- a CDS encoding helix-turn-helix transcriptional regulator, with protein MKLLYLSEHHSCFNYQLKFDSGFARYKLASQESGQIDNSSCFCILFLLEGELSVSVGRECHIPLLKNNMLLIPQNERNRIDSIVSAEGLLLFWDKQITACDKMFLESISHDRIENENCCVLPIRKPLLYVLRQLLFYLGEGMLCRHMHILKQQEINLILRGFYTKSELATFFSGTTEIGRKFENFVLDNYQKVRTVKEFASLCCVSERSFNRKFQEYFNQSPYQWMQEKKAELIREKISEPDIAFREIAMDFGFSSPAHLTCYCKKLFGATPTELRSSCEKENKTKL; from the coding sequence ATGAAATTACTTTATTTATCAGAACATCATTCCTGTTTTAATTATCAGCTAAAATTTGACAGTGGGTTTGCTCGATACAAATTGGCGTCACAAGAATCCGGCCAAATTGATAATAGCAGTTGTTTTTGTATTTTGTTTCTTTTGGAAGGAGAGTTATCTGTTAGTGTAGGTCGAGAATGTCACATTCCCCTTCTTAAAAATAACATGCTGCTTATACCGCAGAATGAAAGAAACCGGATTGATAGTATTGTATCGGCAGAAGGCCTTTTATTGTTTTGGGATAAACAAATAACAGCTTGTGACAAAATGTTTCTTGAATCTATTTCGCATGACAGAATAGAAAATGAGAATTGTTGTGTTTTGCCAATCAGAAAACCGCTATTGTATGTTTTGAGGCAGTTGCTTTTTTATTTGGGAGAGGGAATGTTGTGCAGGCATATGCACATTCTTAAACAGCAAGAAATAAACCTTATATTAAGAGGCTTTTATACAAAGTCTGAGCTTGCTACTTTTTTTTCTGGAACAACCGAAATAGGACGGAAGTTTGAAAATTTTGTATTGGATAATTATCAGAAAGTGAGAACAGTGAAGGAGTTCGCGAGTTTATGTTGTGTCTCGGAACGTTCTTTTAACCGTAAGTTTCAAGAGTATTTTAACCAAAGCCCTTATCAATGGATGCAGGAGAAAAAGGCCGAACTGATCCGTGAGAAAATTAGCGAACCGGATATTGCTTTTCGGGAAATAGCTATGGATTTCGGGTTCAGTTCTCCTGCTCATCTGACTTGCTATTGCAAAAAGTTGTTTGGTGCAACGCCAACTGAGCTACGAAGCAGCTGTGAAAAAGAAAATAAAACTAAACTATAA